The Etheostoma cragini isolate CJK2018 chromosome 5, CSU_Ecrag_1.0, whole genome shotgun sequence genome contains a region encoding:
- the pheta1 gene encoding sesquipedalian-1 — protein sequence MKLNERSVAHYATCDSPPDKTGFLFKKGERNTAYHRRWFVLKGNMLFYFEERDSREPIGVIVLEGCTVELCESAEEFAFAIKFDCAKARVYKMAAENQAAMESWVKALSRASFDYMRLVVKELERQLEEIQEAAGGGCVGAGVGGLQGRPKSSSRRNHVARSKSGASSSSSSSSSISSSSSSASPMAGPFPAQKSLQDEVQLISDCSKENGVAWSKPPAAFANGFVEGASSCVAWEACADSGNNIVIGCEADGMRAPPVPPRRRGASLESPVSPGTGCFSKLHDWYGIEVEELRVQWLQSQ from the coding sequence ATGAAGCTGAACGAACGCAGCGTGGCGCACTACGCCACCTGTGACTCCCCGCCGGACAAGACAGGCTTCCTCTTTAAAAAGGGTGAGCGCAACACAGCGTATCACCGCCGCTGGTTTGTGCTGAAGGGTAACATGCTCTTCTACTTCGAGGAGCGCGACAGCCGAGAGCCCATCGGTGTCATCGTCCTCGAAGGATGCACCGTAGAGCTTTGCGAGTCGGCCGAGGAGTTTGCCTTCGCCATCAAGTTTGACTGTGCCAAAGCGCGGGTGTACAAGATGGCTGCTGAGAACCAAGCAGCCATGGAGTCATGGGTGAAAGCGTTGTCAAGGGCCAGCTTTGACTACATGAGGCTGGTGGTGAAGGAGCTGGAGAGGCAGCTGGAGGAGATCCAGGAGGCCGCAGGAGGCGGCTGTGTCGGGGCTGGAGTTGGAGGCCTGCAGGGTAGGCCTAAGTCGTCCTCCAGGCGAAACCACGTGGCACGATCAAAGTCTGGAGcatcctcttcttcatcatcttcatcttccatatcatcatcatcatcaagtgCCTCTCCCATGGCTGGTCCCTTCCCTGCCCAGAAGAGCCTCCAGGATGAGGTGCAGCTCATCTCTGATTGTTCCAAAGAGAACGGAGTTGCATGGAGTAAACCGCCTGCTGCCTTCGCTAACGGATTTGTTGAGGGAGCGTCTTCCTGTGTGGCCTGGGAAGCGTGCGCAGACTCTGGGAATAACATTGTGATTGGGTGTGAGGCTGATGGGATGAGGGCTCCACCAGTGCCACCCAGGAGAAGAGGAGCCTCTCTGGAAAGCCCCGTCTCCCCTGGCACCGGCTGCTTCTCCAAGCTCCACGACTGGTACGGCATAGAGGTGGAGGAACTGAGAGTGCAGTGGCTGCAGAGCCAATAA